The nucleotide window GGGCGGGCTGAACCTTGAGACGATTCCGAAGGTCATAGAGCTCGGAGCAACCATAGTCGTCGTTGGGAGTGCCATAACGAAGGCCAAGGATCCGGAGGAAGTCACCAGGAAGATTATTGACCTCTTCTGGGGCGAGTACATGAAAACGATAAGGAAGGCCATGCATGACATCACGGAGCATATCGATGAGGTGGCTGAAAAGCTCAAGCTCGATGAAGTCCGGGGAATGATTGACGCCATGATAGGGGCCAACAAGATATTCATCTACGGTGCCGGGAGGAGTGGTCTCGTTGGAAAGGCCTTTGCCATGAGGCTCATGCACCTCGACTTCAACGTCTACGTGGTAGGCGAGACGATAACACCGGCCTTCGAACCCGGGGACTTGCTCATAGCCATCAGCGGTTCGGGCGAGACCAAGACGATAGTTGACGCGGCCGAGATAGCGAAACAACAGGGTGGAAAGGTCGTGGCCATAACATCCTATAAGGACTCGACCCTTGGCCGTCTGGCCGACGTCGTCGTTGAGATACCGGGTAGAACAAAGACAGATGTCCCCACCGACTACATAGCGAGGCAGATGCTGACCCAGTACAAGTGGACGGCTCCTATGGGAACACTCTTCGAGGACTCAACGATGGTATTTCTCGACGGTGTCATAGCGCTCCTCATGGCTACCTTCCAGAAGACCGAAAAGGACATGAAAAGGAAGCACGCAACGCTTGAGTGATCCCCATGCCTCCCAACCCCATTTTTGTGGGCATAGGGGGAGCTGGAATAAGAGTGGTCTGGGGAATCAGGGGGCCCTTCCGCAAGCTTTCCATAGATACCTCCGGCTACATCTTCAACAGGAGGATACTCATCGAGAAGATAAGAGAGGTCTTCGGAACCCTAGAGAAGGGAAGCCACCTCTGGCTAATCTTTGAGGACAAGGAGATAAACATTGAGATAGTGGAGCACATCATTGACAGCACTCCTTCAGACGTCATCAGACTAGCTTACATCCTGAGCCCGGGGAAGGAGCTCGTTTTTGAGGAAAAACCTCCGTG belongs to Pyrococcus yayanosii CH1 and includes:
- the hxlAB gene encoding bifunctional 3-hexulose-6-phosphate synthase/6-phospho-3-hexuloisomerase, whose protein sequence is MILQVALDLTDIEQAISIAEKAARGGAHWLEVGTPLIKKEGMRAVELMKRRFPDRKIVADLKTMDTGALEVEMAARHGADVVSILGVADNKTIKDALAVARKYGVKVMVDLIGVKDKVKRAKELEKMGVHYILVHTGIDEQAQGKSPLEDLEKVVKAVKVPVAVAGGLNLETIPKVIELGATIVVVGSAITKAKDPEEVTRKIIDLFWGEYMKTIRKAMHDITEHIDEVAEKLKLDEVRGMIDAMIGANKIFIYGAGRSGLVGKAFAMRLMHLDFNVYVVGETITPAFEPGDLLIAISGSGETKTIVDAAEIAKQQGGKVVAITSYKDSTLGRLADVVVEIPGRTKTDVPTDYIARQMLTQYKWTAPMGTLFEDSTMVFLDGVIALLMATFQKTEKDMKRKHATLE